In a genomic window of Labilithrix sp.:
- the genX gene encoding EF-P lysine aminoacylase GenX translates to MGARPRGGRRARASVGPARRHPAPRPRALSSSRGSRDSTPERGEAGSRGEAGSRGETDSRGEAGSRGEAGSTPERLRARARALASARAFFESRGYVEVETPIAVPSPGLDLHLDAFALSPGDRFLSTSPEYQMKRLLAAGAGRIFQITRAFRAGERGERHNPEFTILEFYRPNAGIDAVMRDTEQLVARITGGAVTLDGRTIDLRPPFLRLPLADAFERYAGVARDEMLRLASEDEDTFFEKLAFEVEPGLAALDRGVFVVDYPASQASLARKRGEDPRFAERFELYVAGVELCNGFGELVDPIEQRARFEHDQALRRARGKPVYPIDERFLAALTAGMPDSGGNALGLDRLIALTCGTRTIAEVLAFPDTEL, encoded by the coding sequence GTGGGCGCTCGGCCGCGCGGAGGCCGGCGCGCTCGCGCGAGCGTCGGGCCAGCTCGCCGACATCCTGCTCCGCGGCCTCGCGCCTTGAGTAGCTCGCGGGGCTCGCGGGACTCGACGCCGGAGCGGGGCGAGGCGGGCTCGCGGGGCGAGGCGGGCTCACGGGGCGAGACGGACTCGCGGGGCGAGGCGGGCTCGCGGGGCGAGGCGGGCTCGACGCCGGAGCGGTTGCGTGCGCGGGCGCGCGCGCTCGCGTCGGCGCGCGCGTTCTTCGAGTCGCGCGGCTACGTCGAGGTCGAGACGCCGATCGCGGTCCCGTCCCCCGGCCTCGACCTGCACCTCGACGCGTTCGCGCTCTCGCCCGGCGACCGCTTCCTCTCGACGTCGCCGGAGTACCAGATGAAGCGGCTCCTCGCGGCGGGCGCGGGGCGCATCTTCCAGATCACGCGCGCGTTTCGAGCCGGCGAGCGCGGCGAGCGGCACAACCCGGAGTTCACGATCCTCGAGTTCTACCGCCCGAACGCCGGCATCGACGCGGTGATGCGCGACACGGAGCAGCTCGTCGCGCGCATCACCGGCGGCGCGGTCACGCTCGACGGCCGCACGATCGATCTGCGTCCGCCGTTCCTCCGTCTCCCGCTCGCCGACGCGTTCGAGCGGTACGCCGGCGTGGCGCGCGACGAGATGCTGCGCCTCGCGAGCGAGGACGAGGACACGTTCTTCGAGAAGCTCGCCTTCGAGGTCGAGCCCGGCCTCGCCGCGCTCGATCGCGGCGTCTTCGTCGTCGACTACCCGGCGTCGCAGGCCTCGCTCGCGCGCAAGCGCGGGGAGGACCCACGCTTCGCGGAGCGCTTCGAGCTCTACGTCGCGGGGGTCGAGCTATGCAACGGCTTCGGCGAGCTCGTCGACCCGATCGAGCAGCGCGCGCGCTTCGAGCACGACCAGGCGCTGCGGCGCGCGAGGGGCAAGCCGGTATACCCGATCGACGAGCGCTTCCTCGCCGCCCTCACGGCGGGCATGCCAGACTCCGGCGGCAACGCCCTCGGCCTCGACCGCCTCATCGCCCTGACGTGCGGCACACGCACGATCGCCGAGGTCCTAGCGTTCCCCGACACCGAGCTGTAA
- a CDS encoding molybdopterin molybdotransferase MoeA, whose product MLSFEEALARILALGAPVLPAETALIDDIDGRVLGEDVVAAVDLPRFDYSAMDGYAVHSSAFAGAPPVRLPVVGESRTGAVADALAPGSAMRIFTGAALPDGADAVVMQENVTRDGEHAVFTTKPRTGQNVRRRGEDLHAGASALTRGTRLRPPHLALFAALDLAAVAVARRPDVAILATGDELRRPGTDAVPGSIPESNTVVLRAMARRAGARARALPFVRDERAATERAFAAALDEADVLVTIGGVSVGDHDLVRPALQAVGVELDFWRVAMKPGKPLAVGRRARAGRRDAIVIGLPGNPASAMVTFALFGCPLLRAMQGEAHPFPATRRARLTRAHAHDPGRLELARATVAEGEHGLVVTTLGNQASGAVTSMAHSDALVLIPAEASGLPAGAEVDVLFMADLMG is encoded by the coding sequence GTGCTGTCGTTCGAAGAAGCGCTTGCTCGAATCCTCGCGCTCGGGGCGCCGGTGCTGCCGGCGGAGACGGCGCTCATCGACGACATCGACGGGCGGGTCCTCGGCGAGGACGTCGTCGCAGCGGTCGACCTCCCTCGCTTCGACTACAGCGCGATGGACGGGTACGCCGTGCACTCGAGCGCGTTCGCCGGCGCCCCACCGGTGCGGCTCCCCGTCGTCGGTGAGAGTCGCACCGGCGCGGTGGCCGACGCGCTCGCGCCCGGCTCGGCGATGCGCATCTTCACCGGCGCCGCGCTCCCCGACGGCGCGGACGCGGTCGTGATGCAAGAGAACGTGACGCGCGACGGCGAGCACGCCGTGTTCACGACGAAGCCCCGCACCGGCCAGAACGTGCGCCGGCGCGGCGAAGACCTCCACGCCGGCGCGAGCGCGCTCACCCGCGGCACGCGCCTGCGTCCGCCGCACCTCGCGCTGTTCGCCGCGCTCGATCTCGCCGCCGTCGCCGTCGCGCGACGGCCCGACGTCGCCATCCTCGCGACCGGCGACGAGCTCCGCCGCCCCGGCACCGACGCCGTGCCGGGCTCGATCCCCGAGTCGAACACCGTCGTCCTCCGCGCGATGGCGCGGCGCGCCGGCGCGCGCGCGCGGGCGCTCCCCTTCGTCCGCGACGAGCGCGCCGCGACCGAGCGCGCGTTCGCCGCCGCGCTCGACGAGGCCGACGTCCTCGTCACGATCGGCGGCGTGAGCGTCGGCGATCACGATCTCGTCCGCCCCGCGCTCCAGGCGGTCGGCGTCGAGCTCGATTTCTGGCGCGTCGCGATGAAGCCGGGCAAGCCGCTCGCGGTCGGCCGCCGCGCGCGCGCGGGCCGGCGCGACGCGATCGTCATCGGCCTCCCCGGCAACCCCGCGAGCGCGATGGTCACCTTCGCGCTCTTCGGGTGCCCGCTCCTCCGCGCGATGCAGGGCGAGGCGCACCCCTTCCCCGCCACGCGGCGCGCCCGCCTGACGCGCGCGCACGCGCACGATCCGGGGCGCCTCGAGCTCGCGCGAGCGACCGTCGCCGAAGGCGAGCACGGCCTCGTCGTCACGACGCTCGGCAATCAGGCGAGCGGCGCGGTCACCTCGATGGCGCACTCGGACGCGCTCGTCCTCATCCCCGCCGAGGCGAGCGGCCTCCCCGCCGGCGCCGAGGTCGACGTGCTCTTCATGGCCGATCTCATGGGCTGA
- a CDS encoding response regulator transcription factor gives MERVLIVEDDPPLRLAMTKALRAAGYEVTTAKTGDEGLEAALADPPDVVLLDVMLPGMNGYEVLAELRKQDPELPIVMITAKGEEADRVRGLTLGADEYVVKPVGLAELQARVGAALRRQRLATRQAPVKVGALLVDFTLHSATRDGELVEMTAHEMKLLEFFLRNEDAILPRQRILAAVWGAGYFGTDRTVDNFVNRLRAKIEPDPKEPVHLVTLRGAGYRFRR, from the coding sequence ATGGAACGTGTCCTGATCGTAGAAGACGACCCGCCGCTCCGGCTCGCGATGACGAAGGCGCTCCGCGCGGCGGGGTACGAGGTCACCACCGCGAAGACCGGCGACGAGGGGCTCGAGGCGGCGCTCGCGGATCCTCCCGACGTCGTGCTCCTCGACGTGATGCTGCCCGGCATGAACGGCTACGAGGTGCTCGCGGAGCTGCGGAAGCAAGATCCCGAGCTGCCGATCGTCATGATCACGGCGAAGGGCGAGGAGGCGGATCGCGTCCGCGGCCTCACCCTCGGCGCCGACGAGTACGTCGTGAAGCCGGTCGGGCTCGCGGAGCTGCAGGCGCGCGTCGGCGCGGCGCTCCGGCGCCAGCGGCTCGCGACGCGGCAGGCGCCGGTGAAGGTCGGCGCGCTCCTCGTCGACTTCACGCTGCACAGCGCGACGCGGGACGGCGAGCTGGTCGAGATGACGGCGCACGAGATGAAGCTCCTCGAGTTCTTCCTCCGGAACGAGGACGCGATCCTCCCGCGCCAGCGCATCCTCGCGGCGGTCTGGGGCGCCGGCTACTTCGGGACCGATCGCACCGTCGACAACTTCGTGAACCGGCTCCGCGCGAAGATCGAGCCCGATCCGAAGGAGCCGGTCCATCTCGTCACGCTGCGCGGCGCCGGGTATCGCTTCAGGCGCTGA
- a CDS encoding HAMP domain-containing histidine kinase — protein sequence MKRPLVAWVTFVLALAIPNALLGAAGLFASKADVIRQQSAAFQRRVDTAGSLRQDIELAMLRSAEVLRALPTDAAPEMVLAAIAAASNPFAVGFVAHEGVVSVPTPSDGTSPAADPTTRDGSLAKLMSDQLVLTMVRAPFLTINGQEVRYIHTKSLILTTRDLRKGLRVGWLLDASTLTRGAANVIPAELTLVSAPRAPATSGEDPLLNEDRPWPPANDSDAKRVVRFSNMPTKPAVVATPEDATLVFVGKGELVFHVVMRDPASFDRELTLRRVKVGGVVAGSLFLIDALAVFLFLRARKAQRLADLRTDFVAAVSHELRTPLASVRMFAELLETGAVPEDERAEVEQALAGETRRLHATLDRMLRFGALARGKLVLAKSKQLVAPILETAAKKRAVTIEVDPALEADVDGELLALAIDNLLSNAEKYAPADDDEPHVLRARKEGSAVVIDVIDNGPGLSAKAREKVFLPFERADQRLSRATEGSGVGLALVRGIARAHGGDATVASALGSGATFTLRLPCS from the coding sequence ATGAAACGTCCTCTCGTCGCTTGGGTCACCTTCGTCCTCGCGCTCGCGATCCCGAACGCGCTCCTCGGGGCCGCCGGCCTCTTCGCGTCGAAGGCCGACGTCATCCGGCAGCAGTCGGCCGCTTTCCAGCGGCGCGTCGACACGGCCGGATCGCTCCGGCAGGACATCGAGCTCGCGATGCTTCGCAGCGCGGAGGTGCTGCGCGCGCTCCCGACGGACGCCGCTCCGGAGATGGTGCTCGCGGCGATCGCGGCCGCGTCGAACCCGTTCGCGGTCGGCTTCGTCGCGCACGAGGGCGTCGTCTCCGTGCCCACGCCGAGCGACGGGACCTCGCCGGCGGCGGATCCGACGACGCGCGACGGCTCGCTCGCGAAGCTCATGAGCGATCAGCTCGTGCTCACGATGGTGCGCGCGCCGTTCCTCACCATCAACGGACAGGAGGTCCGCTACATCCACACGAAGTCGCTCATCCTCACGACGCGCGATCTGCGGAAGGGGCTCCGCGTCGGCTGGCTCCTCGACGCGAGCACGCTGACGCGGGGCGCCGCGAACGTGATCCCCGCGGAGCTCACGCTCGTCTCGGCGCCGCGCGCGCCGGCGACGAGCGGCGAGGACCCGCTCCTCAACGAGGATCGCCCCTGGCCGCCGGCGAACGACTCCGACGCGAAGCGGGTCGTTCGGTTCTCCAACATGCCGACCAAGCCGGCGGTCGTCGCGACGCCGGAGGACGCGACCCTCGTGTTCGTCGGGAAGGGGGAGCTCGTCTTCCACGTCGTGATGCGCGATCCCGCGTCGTTCGATCGTGAGCTGACGCTGCGGCGCGTGAAGGTCGGCGGCGTCGTGGCCGGCAGCCTCTTCCTCATCGACGCGCTCGCGGTCTTCCTCTTCTTGCGCGCGCGCAAGGCGCAGCGGCTCGCGGACCTGCGCACCGACTTCGTCGCCGCGGTCTCGCACGAGCTCCGCACTCCGCTCGCGTCGGTGCGCATGTTCGCCGAGCTCCTCGAGACGGGGGCGGTGCCGGAGGACGAGCGCGCGGAGGTGGAGCAGGCGCTCGCCGGCGAGACGCGGCGGCTCCACGCCACGCTCGATCGCATGCTGCGCTTCGGCGCGCTCGCGCGAGGGAAGCTCGTGCTCGCGAAGTCGAAGCAGCTCGTCGCGCCGATCCTCGAGACGGCGGCGAAGAAGCGCGCGGTGACGATCGAGGTCGACCCCGCGCTCGAGGCCGACGTCGACGGCGAGCTGCTCGCGCTCGCGATCGACAACCTGCTCTCCAACGCCGAGAAATACGCGCCGGCGGACGACGACGAGCCGCACGTGCTCCGCGCGCGCAAGGAGGGGAGCGCGGTCGTGATCGACGTGATCGACAACGGCCCGGGGCTCTCGGCGAAGGCGCGCGAGAAGGTGTTCCTCCCCTTCGAGCGCGCCGACCAGCGCCTCTCCCGCGCGACGGAGGGCAGCGGGGTCGGGCTCGCGCTCGTGCGTGGCATCGCGCGCGCGCACGGCGGAGACGCCACCGTCGCGAGCGCGCTCGGCTCCGGCGCGACCTTCACGCTACGCTTGCCATGCAGCTGA
- a CDS encoding FABP family protein has product METTDFPADIYTEPDADVDTLKNLGPLRGMAGIWQGNGVDVHPVAEGTEREGFIERYELQPIDPQTNGPQLLYGLRYHTHIVKPDSVETFHDQVGYWLWEPATGTIFHTLAIPRAQVAMAVGRAAPDAKKFRVEAVRGSETNGIVSNPFLEHAFKTLRWTNEVTIHPDGTWSYEQDTELLIPGSAEPFHHTDHNTLTKIGEPTPNPLAMAAQKRETISGS; this is encoded by the coding sequence ATGGAGACGACCGACTTTCCCGCCGACATCTATACGGAGCCCGACGCGGACGTCGACACGCTGAAGAACCTCGGGCCGCTCCGCGGCATGGCCGGAATCTGGCAGGGCAACGGCGTCGACGTGCACCCGGTCGCGGAGGGGACGGAGCGTGAGGGCTTCATCGAGCGGTACGAGCTCCAGCCGATCGATCCGCAGACGAACGGCCCGCAGCTCCTTTACGGACTTCGCTATCACACGCATATCGTCAAACCCGACTCGGTGGAGACGTTTCACGATCAGGTCGGCTATTGGCTCTGGGAGCCGGCCACGGGGACCATCTTTCACACGCTCGCGATTCCGCGCGCGCAGGTCGCGATGGCGGTCGGGCGCGCGGCGCCGGACGCGAAGAAGTTCCGCGTCGAGGCCGTTCGCGGCTCGGAGACCAACGGGATCGTCTCGAATCCCTTCCTCGAGCACGCGTTCAAGACCCTGCGCTGGACCAACGAGGTGACGATCCACCCCGACGGCACGTGGTCGTACGAGCAGGACACCGAGCTGCTCATCCCCGGCAGCGCAGAGCCTTTCCATCACACCGATCACAACACCCTGACGAAGATCGGCGAGCCGACGCCCAACCCGTTGGCGATGGCCGCCCAGAAGCGCGAGACGATTTCGGGGTCGTGA
- a CDS encoding acyl-CoA thioesterase, whose translation MSTVATAREPREARNTFSHELVVDDGHIDQFGHANNVVILGWIQDVAEAHSASVGFPLAAYERLGAAFVVRRHEIDYLRPSVRGDRLWVRTWVSTARSASCSRGTEITSAEDGRVMVTAMTTWVFAELATLRLARIPDDVRLAFGFDARRRGDATASND comes from the coding sequence TTGAGCACCGTCGCGACGGCGCGCGAGCCTCGTGAGGCTCGGAACACCTTTTCACACGAGCTCGTCGTCGACGACGGTCACATCGACCAGTTCGGCCACGCCAACAACGTCGTCATCCTGGGCTGGATTCAGGATGTCGCCGAGGCTCACTCCGCGTCGGTGGGATTCCCGCTCGCGGCCTACGAGCGACTCGGGGCGGCTTTCGTCGTGCGCCGCCACGAGATTGATTACCTCCGTCCGTCCGTCCGCGGCGATCGGCTTTGGGTGCGTACTTGGGTATCGACCGCGAGGAGCGCCTCGTGCAGCCGCGGCACGGAGATCACCTCCGCCGAAGACGGGCGCGTGATGGTGACGGCCATGACGACCTGGGTGTTCGCCGAGCTCGCCACCTTGCGTCTCGCCCGCATCCCGGACGACGTGCGCCTCGCCTTCGGCTTCGACGCGCGCCGCCGCGGTGACGCCACGGCGTCGAACGACTAG
- a CDS encoding MBL fold metallo-hydrolase, producing the protein MKYLHLRNATALVTLGRHRFLVDPMLSDAGAMMGFKLFGGGYRRNPLVALPPIATRALREATAAIVTHAHPDHLDGPGLALLRERTLPTWTSAHDAPSLRRKGVHAHDVAALEDVQVEAIRSRHGRGFMGWAMGVVHGFFLAHPGEPTLYLVGDSVLTDAVLEAIERLRPDVVVAPAGAANMGLGGDILFSVDELVTLARATPGTLILNHLEALDHCPTRRADLTARMRSEGLSERVLVPSDGEELVLAPAR; encoded by the coding sequence GTGAAATACCTGCACCTCCGGAACGCCACCGCGCTCGTCACGCTCGGCCGCCATCGCTTCCTCGTCGATCCGATGCTCTCGGACGCCGGCGCGATGATGGGCTTCAAGCTCTTCGGCGGGGGATACCGCCGGAACCCGCTCGTCGCGCTGCCCCCGATCGCGACGCGCGCCCTTCGCGAGGCGACGGCGGCGATCGTGACGCACGCGCACCCGGACCATCTCGACGGCCCCGGCCTCGCGCTGCTGCGCGAGCGCACGCTCCCGACGTGGACGAGCGCGCACGACGCGCCGAGCCTGCGGCGCAAGGGCGTCCACGCGCACGACGTCGCCGCGCTCGAGGACGTGCAGGTGGAGGCGATCCGCTCCCGCCACGGACGCGGCTTCATGGGGTGGGCGATGGGCGTCGTGCACGGCTTCTTCCTCGCGCACCCCGGCGAGCCGACGCTCTACCTCGTCGGCGACTCGGTCCTGACGGACGCCGTCCTCGAGGCGATCGAGCGCCTGCGACCGGACGTCGTCGTCGCCCCGGCGGGCGCGGCGAACATGGGCCTCGGCGGCGACATCCTGTTCAGCGTCGACGAGCTGGTGACGCTCGCGCGAGCGACGCCGGGCACGCTGATCCTGAACCACCTCGAGGCGCTCGACCATTGCCCGACGCGCCGCGCGGACCTCACCGCGCGGATGCGCAGCGAGGGCCTGTCGGAGCGCGTCCTCGTCCCGAGCGACGGCGAGGAGCTCGTGCTGGCGCCGGCTCGCTAG